Proteins from one Oryza sativa Japonica Group chromosome 12, ASM3414082v1 genomic window:
- the LOC4351493 gene encoding pyruvate kinase 2, cytosolic: MHSTNLLLEEPIRMASILEPSKPSFFPAMTKIVGTLGPKSRSVDTISSCLKAGMSVARFDFSWGDAEYHQETLENLKVAIKSTKKLCAVMLDTVGPELQVVNKSEASISLEENGTVILTPDQGQEASSQVLPINFAGLAKAVKPGDTIFVGQYLFTGSETTSVWLEVSQIKGDDVVCVIKNTATLAGSLFTLHCSQIHIDLPTLSDEDKEVIRKWGAPNKIDFLSLSYTRHVEDVRQAREFLSKLGDLSQTQIFAKIENVEGLNNFDEILQEADGIILSRGNLGIDLPPEKVFLFQKSALHKCNMAGKPAVVTRVVDSMTDNLRPTRAEATDVANAVLDGSDAILLGAETLRGLYPVETISIVGKICAEAEKVFNQDLYFKRTVKHVGEPMTHLESIASSAVRAAIKVKASVIICFTSSGRAARLIAKYRPTMPVLSVVIPRLKTNQLRWSFTGAFEARQSLIVRGLFPMLADPRHPAESTNATNESVLKVALDHGKVSGVIKSHDRVVVCQKVGDSSVVKIIELDD; the protein is encoded by the exons ATGCATTCGACGaatctgctgctggaggagccCATCAGGATGGCATCCATCCTGGAGCCATCCAAGCCC AGCTTCTTCCCGGCGATGACCAAGATCGTGGGGACGCTGGGGCCAAAGTCGCGCTCCGTCGACACCATCTCCTCCTGCCTCAAGGCCGGCATGTCGG TGGCCCGATTTGATTTCTCGTGGGGAGACGCCGAGTACCACCAGGAAACCCTTGAGAACCTCAAGGTCGCCATCAAGTCCACCAAGAAGCTCTGCGCG GTCATGCTTGACACGGTCGGCCCAGAGTTGCAGGTGGTGAACAAGAGCGAAGCCTCCATCTCCCTCGAGGAGAACGGCACTGTTATTCTCACCCCTGACCAGGGGCAGGAGGCCTCCTCACAAGTGCTGCCAATTAACTTCGCTGGGCTTGCTAAG GCTGTGAAGCCAGGTGACACAATATTTGTTGGGCAATACTTGTTCACAGGCAGTGAGACTACTTCAGTTTGGTTAGAG GTTTCTCAAATTAAAGGAGATGATGTGGTCTGTGTGATAAAAAACACAGCAACTCTGGCTGGGTCGCTCTTCACATTGCATTGCTCGCAGATTCACATCGACTTACCTACCCTATCTGATGAGGACAAGGAG GTTATCAGAAAATGGGGTGCCCCAAACAAGATTgacttcctctctctttcttataCAAGACATGTAGAAGATGTGCGACAG GCACGTGAATTCCTCTCAAAGTTAGGTGACCTTAGCCAGACCCAGATTTTTGCAAAAATCGAGAATGTGGAG GGGTTGAATAATTTTGATGAAATCCTCCAAGAAGCTGATGGTATCATCCTGTCAAGAGGAAACCTTGGAATTGATCTTCCACCTGAAAAG GTGTTTTTATTTCAAAAGTCTGCTCTGCACAAGTGCAACATGGCTGGAAAGCCTGCTGTTGTTACTCGTGTTGTAGACAGTATGACTGACAACCTCAGGCCTACTCGTGCAGAGGCTACGGATGTGGCAAATGCAGTGCTTGACG GGAGTGATGCCATTCTCCTTGGTGCTGAGACTCTGCGTGGTTTATACCCAGTTGAGACTATTTCAATAGTGGGTAAAATTTGTGCTGAG GCTGAGAAGGTCTTCAACCAAGATTTATACTTCAAGAGAACTGTGAAACATGTGGGGGAGCCCATGACCCACTTGGAGTCTATTGCTTCCTCTGCG GTGCGAGCTGCTATTAAAGTGAAGGCGTCTGTCATAATTTGCTTCACATCATCTGGACGTGCTGCAAG GCTAATTGCCAAGTATAGGCCAACCATGCCTGTTCTATCTGTTGTCATTCCTCGTCTAAAAACAAATCAACTGAGGTGGAGTTTCACTGGCGCATTTGAA GCAAGACAATCGCTCATAGTTAGAGGCCTCTTTCCGATGCTTGCTGATCCGAGGCATCCA GCTGAATCAACCAACGCTACAAATGAATCCGTTTTGAAGGTTGCTCTTGACCACGGTAAAGTTTCTGGTGTGATAAAGTCGCATGATCGCGTTGTTGTCTGCCAGAAGGTGGGAGATTCCTCGGTTGTGAAGATCATTGAGCTGGACGATTAG
- the LOC4351494 gene encoding leucine-rich repeat receptor-like protein kinase PXC1 isoform X1, protein MQIDGGRTSSRDHGSSCTVVTMAMLLLLRSLEFLAIMAVASSLAMPVAAAAAVPQPEPEVKPSDTDALTIFRNGADAHGILAANWSTSNACAGGWIGVGCSGDGRRVTSLSLPSLDLRGPLDPLSHLGELRALDLRGNRLNGTLDTLLLGVPNLKLLYLSHNDISGAIPDAIARLLRLLRLDLADNSLRGAIPVAALANLTGLLTLKLQDNLLTGLLPDVTAALPRLAEFNASNNQLSGRVPDAMRAKFGLASFAGNAGLCGLAPPLPACSFMPREPAPTSPSVPSSPQSVVPSNPAASSSSVASSSPALATPESRDGPGKGGLSTGAIAGIVVGNALFLFAMLSLLVASCCCSTGGESGGEPPKKRKRGGRVGLEDDDDGGMFGQGKGVQPGRPGSAGMRSDDGGDSDGARSKLVFFGVDGGEDDDDDDGGGSDSSAGRRATGGGWTAAPHQPHGRRSRFALEELLRASAEMVGRGSLGTVYRAVLSDGRMVAVKRLRDANPCARDEFHRYMDLIGRLRHPNLVPLRAFYYAKQEKLLIYDYLPNGNLHDRLHGHRMSGESPLDWTTRVRLLLGAARGLACVHREYRTSAIPHGNVKSTNVLLDKNGVACVADFGLALLLSPAHAIARLGGYIAPEQEDNKRLSQEADVYSFGVLVLEALTGKVPAQYPQPSPVVAADAAADAQRKDKRCSTAVSLPEWVRSVVREEWTAEVFDVELLRYKDIEEEMVAMLHVALACVTPQPEQRPSMADVVRMIESIPVDQSPFPEEDRDISTMSPSIGITTDDGDGRLSC, encoded by the exons ATGCAGATCGATGGGGGTCGTACCAGTAGCAGAGATCATGGCT CTAGCTGCACAGTGGTGACAATGGCGATGCTGCTGTTGTTGCGTTCTTTGGAGTTCTTGGCGATCATGGCGGTTGCATCGAGCTTGGCaatgccggtggcggcggcggcggcggtgccacaGCCGGAGCCGGAGGTGAAGCCGAGCGACACCGACGCGCTCACCATCTTCCGGAACGGCGCCGACGCGCACGGCATCCTGGCGGCGAACTGGAGCACCTCGAACGCCTGCGCCGGCGGGTGGATCGGCGTCGGCTGCTccggcgacggccgccgcgTGACGTCGCTGTCGCTGCCGTCGCTCGACCTGCGTGGGCCGCTCGACCCGCTCTCCCACCTCGGCGAGCTCCGGGCGCTCGACCTCCGCGGGAACCGCCTCAACGGCACGCTCGACACGCTCCTCCTCGGCGTCCCCAACCTCAAGCTGCTCTACCTCTCCCACAACGACATCTCCGGCGCCATCCCGGACGCCATCGcgcggctcctccgcctcctccgcctcgaccTCGCCGACAACAGCCTGCGCGGGGCCATCCCGGTGGCCGCGCTCGCCAACCTCACCGGCCTCCTCACGCTCAAGCTCCAGGACAACCTCCTCACCGGCTTGCTCCCGGACGTCACCGCCGCCCTCCCGCGCCTCGCCGAGTTCAACGCCTCCAACAACCAGCTCTCCGGCAGGGTGCCCGACGCCATGCGCGCCAAGTTCGGCCTCGCCTCGTTCGCCGGCAATGCCGGCCTCTGCGggctggcgccgccgctgccggcgtgCTCTTTCATGCCGCGCGAGCCAGCCCCGACGTCACCCTccgtcccgtcgtcgccgcagtCCGTGGTGCCATCGAacccggcggcgtcgtcgtcgtcggttgCTTCGTCCTCGCCGGCGTTGGCCACACCGGAGTCGCGCGACGGACCCGGCAAGGGGGGGTTGAGCACCGGCGCCATTGCCGGCATCGTCGTCGGCAATGCTCTCTTCCTGTTCGCCATGCTGTCGCTGCTCGTGGCGTCCTGCTGCTGCagcaccggcggcgagagcggcggcgagccACCCAAGAAGAGGAAACGAGGCGGCCGCGTCGGCCtggaggatgacgacgacggcgggatGTTCGGCCAAGGCAAGGGCGTGCAGCCAGGCCGGCCAGGCAGCGCCGGCATgcgcagcgacgacggcggagacaGCGACGGCGCGCGCAGCAAGCTGGTGTTCTTCggggtggacggcggcgaggacgacgacgacgacgacggaggcggcagcgACAGCAGCGCCGGCAGGagggcaaccggcggcggctggacggcggcgccgcaccAGCCTCacgggaggaggagcaggttCGCGCTGGAGGAGCTTCTCCGCGCGTCGGCGGAGATGGTCGGCCGCGGCAGCCTGGGCACCGTGTACCGCGCCGTCCTCAGCGACGGCCGCATGGTCGCCGTCAAGCGGCTGCGCGACGCCAACCCATGCGCCCGCGACGAGTTCCACCGCTACATGGACCTCatcggccgcctccgccacccaaACCTCGTCCCCCTCCGAGCCTTCTACTACGCCAAGCAGGAGAAGCTCCTCATCTACGACTACCTCCCCAATGGCAACCTCCATGACCGCCTCCACG GGCACCGGATGTCGGGGGAGTCGCCGTTGGACTGGACGACGAGGGTGAGGCTTCTcctcggcgcggcgcgcgggctggCATGCGTCCACCGGGAGTACCGCACGTCGGCGATCCCCCACGGCAACGTCAAGTCCACCAACGTCCTGCTCGACAAGAACGGCGTCGCCTGCGTCGCCGACTTCGGCCTGGCGCTCCTCCTCAGCCCGGCGCACGCCATTGCCCGCCTCGGAGGCTACATCGCGCCGGAGCAGGAGGACAACAAGCGGCTGTCGCAGGAGgccgacgtgtacagcttcggcgtgCTCGTCCTCGAGGCGCTCACCGGGAAGGTGCCGGCGCAGTACCCGCAGccgtcgccggtcgtcgccgccgacgccgccgcagaCGCGCAGAGGAAAGACAAGAGGTGCTCGACGGCGGTGAGCCTGCCGGAGTGGGTGCGATCGGTGGTGCGGGAGGAGTGGACGGCGGAGGTGTTCGACGTGGAGCTGCTCCGGTACAAGGACatcgaggaggagatggtggcgatGCTGCACGTCGCGCTGGCGTGCGTCACGCCGCAGCCGGAGCAGAGGCCATCCATGGCCGACGTGGTGCGGATGATCGAGAGCATCCCGGTGGATCAGTCGCCGTTCCCGGAGGAGGACAGGGACATCTCCACCATGTCGCCGTCGATCGGCATTACCACTGACGACGGAGATGGTCGTCTCAGCTGCTAG
- the LOC4351494 gene encoding leucine-rich repeat receptor-like protein kinase PXC1 isoform X2, whose amino-acid sequence MAMLLLLRSLEFLAIMAVASSLAMPVAAAAAVPQPEPEVKPSDTDALTIFRNGADAHGILAANWSTSNACAGGWIGVGCSGDGRRVTSLSLPSLDLRGPLDPLSHLGELRALDLRGNRLNGTLDTLLLGVPNLKLLYLSHNDISGAIPDAIARLLRLLRLDLADNSLRGAIPVAALANLTGLLTLKLQDNLLTGLLPDVTAALPRLAEFNASNNQLSGRVPDAMRAKFGLASFAGNAGLCGLAPPLPACSFMPREPAPTSPSVPSSPQSVVPSNPAASSSSVASSSPALATPESRDGPGKGGLSTGAIAGIVVGNALFLFAMLSLLVASCCCSTGGESGGEPPKKRKRGGRVGLEDDDDGGMFGQGKGVQPGRPGSAGMRSDDGGDSDGARSKLVFFGVDGGEDDDDDDGGGSDSSAGRRATGGGWTAAPHQPHGRRSRFALEELLRASAEMVGRGSLGTVYRAVLSDGRMVAVKRLRDANPCARDEFHRYMDLIGRLRHPNLVPLRAFYYAKQEKLLIYDYLPNGNLHDRLHGHRMSGESPLDWTTRVRLLLGAARGLACVHREYRTSAIPHGNVKSTNVLLDKNGVACVADFGLALLLSPAHAIARLGGYIAPEQEDNKRLSQEADVYSFGVLVLEALTGKVPAQYPQPSPVVAADAAADAQRKDKRCSTAVSLPEWVRSVVREEWTAEVFDVELLRYKDIEEEMVAMLHVALACVTPQPEQRPSMADVVRMIESIPVDQSPFPEEDRDISTMSPSIGITTDDGDGRLSC is encoded by the exons ATGGCGATGCTGCTGTTGTTGCGTTCTTTGGAGTTCTTGGCGATCATGGCGGTTGCATCGAGCTTGGCaatgccggtggcggcggcggcggcggtgccacaGCCGGAGCCGGAGGTGAAGCCGAGCGACACCGACGCGCTCACCATCTTCCGGAACGGCGCCGACGCGCACGGCATCCTGGCGGCGAACTGGAGCACCTCGAACGCCTGCGCCGGCGGGTGGATCGGCGTCGGCTGCTccggcgacggccgccgcgTGACGTCGCTGTCGCTGCCGTCGCTCGACCTGCGTGGGCCGCTCGACCCGCTCTCCCACCTCGGCGAGCTCCGGGCGCTCGACCTCCGCGGGAACCGCCTCAACGGCACGCTCGACACGCTCCTCCTCGGCGTCCCCAACCTCAAGCTGCTCTACCTCTCCCACAACGACATCTCCGGCGCCATCCCGGACGCCATCGcgcggctcctccgcctcctccgcctcgaccTCGCCGACAACAGCCTGCGCGGGGCCATCCCGGTGGCCGCGCTCGCCAACCTCACCGGCCTCCTCACGCTCAAGCTCCAGGACAACCTCCTCACCGGCTTGCTCCCGGACGTCACCGCCGCCCTCCCGCGCCTCGCCGAGTTCAACGCCTCCAACAACCAGCTCTCCGGCAGGGTGCCCGACGCCATGCGCGCCAAGTTCGGCCTCGCCTCGTTCGCCGGCAATGCCGGCCTCTGCGggctggcgccgccgctgccggcgtgCTCTTTCATGCCGCGCGAGCCAGCCCCGACGTCACCCTccgtcccgtcgtcgccgcagtCCGTGGTGCCATCGAacccggcggcgtcgtcgtcgtcggttgCTTCGTCCTCGCCGGCGTTGGCCACACCGGAGTCGCGCGACGGACCCGGCAAGGGGGGGTTGAGCACCGGCGCCATTGCCGGCATCGTCGTCGGCAATGCTCTCTTCCTGTTCGCCATGCTGTCGCTGCTCGTGGCGTCCTGCTGCTGCagcaccggcggcgagagcggcggcgagccACCCAAGAAGAGGAAACGAGGCGGCCGCGTCGGCCtggaggatgacgacgacggcgggatGTTCGGCCAAGGCAAGGGCGTGCAGCCAGGCCGGCCAGGCAGCGCCGGCATgcgcagcgacgacggcggagacaGCGACGGCGCGCGCAGCAAGCTGGTGTTCTTCggggtggacggcggcgaggacgacgacgacgacgacggaggcggcagcgACAGCAGCGCCGGCAGGagggcaaccggcggcggctggacggcggcgccgcaccAGCCTCacgggaggaggagcaggttCGCGCTGGAGGAGCTTCTCCGCGCGTCGGCGGAGATGGTCGGCCGCGGCAGCCTGGGCACCGTGTACCGCGCCGTCCTCAGCGACGGCCGCATGGTCGCCGTCAAGCGGCTGCGCGACGCCAACCCATGCGCCCGCGACGAGTTCCACCGCTACATGGACCTCatcggccgcctccgccacccaaACCTCGTCCCCCTCCGAGCCTTCTACTACGCCAAGCAGGAGAAGCTCCTCATCTACGACTACCTCCCCAATGGCAACCTCCATGACCGCCTCCACG GGCACCGGATGTCGGGGGAGTCGCCGTTGGACTGGACGACGAGGGTGAGGCTTCTcctcggcgcggcgcgcgggctggCATGCGTCCACCGGGAGTACCGCACGTCGGCGATCCCCCACGGCAACGTCAAGTCCACCAACGTCCTGCTCGACAAGAACGGCGTCGCCTGCGTCGCCGACTTCGGCCTGGCGCTCCTCCTCAGCCCGGCGCACGCCATTGCCCGCCTCGGAGGCTACATCGCGCCGGAGCAGGAGGACAACAAGCGGCTGTCGCAGGAGgccgacgtgtacagcttcggcgtgCTCGTCCTCGAGGCGCTCACCGGGAAGGTGCCGGCGCAGTACCCGCAGccgtcgccggtcgtcgccgccgacgccgccgcagaCGCGCAGAGGAAAGACAAGAGGTGCTCGACGGCGGTGAGCCTGCCGGAGTGGGTGCGATCGGTGGTGCGGGAGGAGTGGACGGCGGAGGTGTTCGACGTGGAGCTGCTCCGGTACAAGGACatcgaggaggagatggtggcgatGCTGCACGTCGCGCTGGCGTGCGTCACGCCGCAGCCGGAGCAGAGGCCATCCATGGCCGACGTGGTGCGGATGATCGAGAGCATCCCGGTGGATCAGTCGCCGTTCCCGGAGGAGGACAGGGACATCTCCACCATGTCGCCGTCGATCGGCATTACCACTGACGACGGAGATGGTCGTCTCAGCTGCTAG